The following proteins are co-located in the Candidatus Caldatribacterium sp. genome:
- a CDS encoding rubredoxin: MDRYICRICGYVYDPAKGDPDSGIEPGTPFEALPPDWVCPICGASKDQFEKE, from the coding sequence ATGGACAGGTACATCTGTCGCATCTGCGGGTACGTGTACGACCCGGCCAAGGGGGATCCGGATTCCGGCATTGAACCGGGAACACCCTTTGAGGCCCTTCCTCCAGACTGGGTCTGCCCAATCTGTGGGGCAAGCAAAGACCAGTTCGAGAAGGAGTAA
- a CDS encoding ZIP family metal transporter: MNHILWGIVGSTLAGLATGMGAIPVLFPSLHSLSHRLKDKLLGFAAGVMLAATAFSLLVPAIEKGGPGIAILGILAGALLLDLLDRAIPHEHFEKGREGPASKLRKIWLFVLAITLHNFPEGLAVGVSFGSQNIADGITVALAIGLQNIPEGLAVAVSLLGVGYSRKRAFLYALLTGFVEPLGGVLGIGLVSFMYNFLPFGLALAGGAMLFVIGDEIIPETHHGPSARYSTYALMVGFALMMGLDTIFG, translated from the coding sequence GTGAACCACATACTCTGGGGCATTGTCGGGAGCACACTGGCAGGTCTGGCAACAGGGATGGGAGCAATTCCTGTTCTCTTCCCCTCTCTCCATTCCCTTTCCCACCGCCTGAAAGATAAACTCCTCGGTTTTGCCGCAGGGGTTATGCTCGCCGCTACAGCCTTCAGTCTCCTTGTTCCCGCCATCGAAAAGGGTGGACCGGGAATAGCCATCCTTGGTATCCTTGCAGGAGCGCTCCTTCTGGACCTCCTTGACCGGGCCATCCCCCATGAGCATTTCGAAAAGGGTAGAGAAGGCCCGGCATCGAAACTGCGAAAAATCTGGCTCTTTGTTCTCGCCATAACGCTCCACAATTTTCCTGAAGGACTCGCCGTAGGCGTGAGCTTCGGAAGTCAGAACATCGCCGACGGCATCACCGTAGCCTTAGCCATAGGGCTCCAGAACATCCCCGAAGGACTCGCCGTGGCCGTTTCCCTCCTTGGAGTGGGGTACAGCCGAAAAAGGGCTTTCCTCTACGCCCTCCTCACCGGTTTTGTGGAACCTCTGGGAGGAGTCCTCGGCATAGGTCTTGTATCCTTTATGTACAACTTCCTTCCCTTTGGCCTTGCTCTTGCAGGAGGGGCAATGCTTTTTGTCATTGGGGACGAAATCATCCCTGAAACACACCACGGACCGTCGGCTCGCTACTCCACCTACGCACTCATGGTAGGCTTTGCCCTTATGATGGGGCTTGACACAATCTTTGGCTGA
- a CDS encoding flippase-like domain-containing protein, with protein MERTKHALNPRRILRQFLLGVGGSTVALILIILSLFRREGGVIFSIPAPHYLLFGVSLLVLAWTCDALRVSVTVRLWKKRLRLRDGLTVVLSGYFLSGITPANTGGNVAEIYVLVKSGLTLGEATSLTLVGGALYSLSLVFLFLLFSLFFPEDVPSRIFRLTSYLLFVYSVLIGVLALFLRFPGPLVVLTERVCLALSQRIPRLGYLAEIAPSFVGNFLGELREKFVLFLRNPHYLGWNILMYSLHFLCLFGTTYFILQALSVSDLSWFSVVRLQVPLFFALRFTPVPGASGVAELSFASLFGPLLEGGRVSLLVFFWRLYTYYGALGAGSIAFFRTLAR; from the coding sequence GTGGAACGAACCAAGCACGCCCTTAATCCTCGAAGAATTCTCAGGCAGTTTCTCCTTGGAGTGGGCGGGAGTACTGTTGCCCTCATCCTTATCATCCTTTCCCTTTTTCGGCGGGAAGGAGGAGTAATCTTTTCTATTCCCGCACCCCACTACCTCCTTTTTGGTGTTTCCCTCCTTGTCCTCGCCTGGACCTGCGATGCTCTGCGAGTCTCGGTAACAGTACGCCTCTGGAAAAAACGCCTCCGCCTCCGAGACGGTCTCACCGTGGTTCTCTCTGGGTACTTTTTAAGCGGCATTACTCCGGCCAATACCGGAGGAAACGTTGCCGAGATATATGTCCTTGTAAAATCGGGCCTGACACTGGGGGAAGCCACAAGTCTCACCCTTGTCGGAGGAGCCCTCTACTCCTTGAGCCTTGTTTTTCTTTTTCTCCTTTTCTCTCTTTTCTTCCCCGAGGATGTGCCCTCTCGAATTTTCCGCCTCACATCGTACCTCCTTTTCGTGTACTCGGTGCTCATTGGGGTGCTCGCCCTTTTTCTCCGCTTTCCCGGCCCTCTTGTGGTTCTCACCGAGCGGGTGTGCCTTGCCCTCAGCCAGCGTATCCCTCGCCTTGGCTACCTTGCCGAAATTGCCCCCTCCTTTGTGGGCAATTTCCTTGGGGAACTCCGGGAGAAATTCGTCCTTTTCCTCCGCAATCCCCACTATCTCGGGTGGAACATCCTCATGTACTCTCTCCACTTCCTCTGCCTCTTCGGGACGACGTACTTCATCCTCCAGGCACTCTCGGTGTCAGATCTCTCCTGGTTTTCCGTTGTGCGACTCCAGGTCCCCCTCTTTTTTGCCCTCCGCTTCACCCCTGTTCCCGGCGCAAGTGGAGTGGCCGAGCTCTCCTTTGCCTCTCTCTTTGGGCCTCTCCTTGAAGGGGGCAGGGTGAGCCTCCTTGTGTTCTTCTGGCGCCTGTACACCTACTACGGGGCCTTAGGAGCGGGAAGCATTGCCTTTTTCCGAACCTTAGCTCGGTAA
- a CDS encoding glycosyltransferase yields the protein MFSALQTHRRTLPLRLDYLEALTDHFGLYQHATFGVPDLRHGYTTDDVSRALLVVTHYFELSGKVRALRLLRRYLSFLQWAQRDDGLFHNFFGIDRKPDDEVGSEECQGRAFWALSRLFASPLPREFKEPAWRMLERLLPHVASFAHPHSIAFFLEGFAALARATVPSCLSIGEYTRALGEKLLKRYLEHSDSSWKWFDEVLTWGNALLPAALFAASEVTGEKRFLAVAQESFEFLSQQVFRGDIFVPVGNRGWYRKGGNRAIFDQQPIEAFWMLVASLRASKVYNPEENRKRARISLEWFLGRNVHRLSLYDPETGSCADGLTPSGLNENRGAESTVLCLLGLLTAHAEALKKIRIL from the coding sequence ATGTTCTCTGCTTTACAGACCCACCGGAGGACCCTGCCCCTTCGTCTTGACTACCTCGAGGCCCTTACCGACCACTTCGGCCTTTACCAGCACGCAACCTTTGGCGTTCCTGATCTTCGCCATGGATATACCACCGACGATGTCTCGAGAGCTCTCCTTGTGGTTACCCACTACTTTGAGCTTTCCGGGAAAGTACGAGCCCTTCGTCTTCTCAGGAGGTACCTTTCCTTTCTCCAGTGGGCGCAAAGGGACGATGGACTTTTCCATAATTTCTTCGGTATTGACCGAAAACCTGATGACGAAGTTGGATCCGAGGAGTGCCAGGGAAGAGCGTTCTGGGCACTTTCGCGCCTTTTTGCCTCACCTCTTCCTCGGGAATTCAAAGAACCTGCGTGGAGGATGCTCGAACGGCTCCTCCCTCACGTTGCCTCCTTTGCGCATCCCCACTCAATAGCCTTCTTCCTTGAGGGCTTTGCTGCCCTTGCCCGCGCCACAGTACCTTCTTGTCTTTCTATCGGGGAATACACCAGAGCCTTGGGCGAGAAACTCTTGAAAAGGTACTTGGAGCACTCCGATTCCTCCTGGAAGTGGTTCGACGAAGTCCTTACCTGGGGAAATGCTCTGCTCCCTGCTGCTCTCTTTGCTGCCTCTGAAGTCACCGGAGAGAAAAGGTTTCTGGCCGTCGCTCAAGAAAGCTTCGAATTCCTCTCTCAACAGGTTTTCCGGGGGGATATTTTTGTCCCTGTAGGGAACAGGGGATGGTACAGGAAAGGGGGGAATCGAGCAATCTTCGATCAGCAACCCATCGAAGCTTTTTGGATGCTTGTTGCCTCCCTCAGGGCTTCGAAGGTGTACAACCCTGAGGAAAACCGCAAGAGGGCTCGAATCTCCCTCGAGTGGTTCTTAGGAAGAAATGTCCACCGCCTGAGCCTGTACGATCCTGAGACTGGATCCTGCGCTGATGGACTTACCCCTTCAGGGCTCAACGAGAATCGAGGTGCAGAGAGCACCGTCCTGTGCCTTTTGGGTCTCTTAACCGCCCACGCAGAAGCTCTCAAGAAAATCCGCATCCTCTAA
- a CDS encoding glycosyltransferase, with product MTLLREKVVYFSTYPPTECGLATFTRDLALSVASQSLVPPSVIAIEQGGEETSKWPSEVVFVVRKNQELDYVKAAKIANDIADIVSVQHEFGIFGGEEGEFVLTFLKTLKKKAVVTLHTILPKPDPKKQAIIQEMSQYVASFVCMNSLAIPILEQVYGIPAYKITYIPHGAPSEIPKDRERIRKELGLSEHIVLATFGLLGPGKGIEYAIEALPRVVRRFPKTIYLILGETHPKERERRGEAYRTFLEERVHELGLEDHVRFVNRYLSLEELADYLAATDIYITPYLNPEQITSGTLTYALHFGKVVISTPYLSAQEALQNGRGILVPFRNAKAIEEALLDLLGNPRRMETLQREVENLGDFYSWARVGKEYASLFAQLAQGYSALSLR from the coding sequence ATGACCCTTCTCCGGGAGAAAGTAGTCTACTTCTCAACCTATCCCCCCACAGAATGTGGTCTTGCGACTTTTACCCGGGATCTTGCCCTCTCTGTAGCTTCCCAGAGCCTCGTCCCCCCATCAGTCATTGCCATTGAGCAAGGAGGGGAAGAGACTTCAAAGTGGCCCTCAGAAGTCGTTTTCGTGGTACGGAAGAACCAGGAACTCGATTACGTCAAAGCGGCAAAAATTGCCAACGATATTGCTGACATCGTGAGTGTGCAGCACGAATTCGGAATCTTTGGCGGGGAAGAAGGGGAGTTCGTGCTTACCTTTCTGAAAACCCTCAAAAAGAAGGCCGTCGTGACTCTTCACACCATCCTTCCAAAACCAGACCCCAAAAAGCAAGCCATTATACAGGAAATGTCTCAGTACGTAGCGTCCTTCGTCTGCATGAATAGCCTTGCCATCCCCATCCTCGAGCAGGTATACGGTATTCCGGCGTACAAAATCACCTACATTCCCCACGGTGCTCCCTCTGAAATCCCCAAAGATCGGGAGAGGATTAGGAAAGAACTTGGACTTTCAGAACACATTGTCCTTGCCACCTTTGGCCTCTTAGGCCCGGGAAAAGGCATAGAGTACGCCATTGAAGCTCTTCCCCGAGTCGTCCGTCGCTTCCCGAAGACAATCTACCTCATTCTTGGAGAAACTCACCCAAAGGAGCGCGAAAGACGAGGCGAAGCGTACCGTACGTTCCTTGAAGAACGAGTCCACGAATTAGGCCTCGAGGACCATGTACGCTTTGTGAATCGATACCTCTCCTTAGAGGAACTCGCAGACTACCTCGCCGCGACAGACATTTACATCACGCCGTACCTCAATCCAGAGCAGATCACAAGCGGCACCCTCACGTATGCCCTCCACTTTGGGAAAGTCGTCATTTCCACTCCTTACCTCTCCGCCCAAGAAGCCCTCCAAAACGGCAGGGGCATTCTCGTTCCCTTCCGAAATGCAAAGGCCATCGAAGAAGCACTCCTTGATCTCCTTGGCAACCCAAGGAGAATGGAAACCCTGCAGAGAGAAGTTGAAAACCTTGGTGATTTCTACTCCTGGGCGAGGGTCGGAAAGGAGTACGCGTCTCTCTTTGCCCAGCTCGCCCAAGGTTATTCTGCTTTGAGCCTCAGGTAA
- a CDS encoding phosphomannose isomerase type II C-terminal cupin domain, whose translation MLETTLSRSTQYKGRHTREPCIEETQKPWGRFIRYTLNEPTTVKILEVNPGASLSLQSHTHRDELWVLLAGKATVELDGKVRELEELEPFFIPRGAKHRLRAHNTKVRVLEISFGYFDEEDIIRFEDDYGRAKNL comes from the coding sequence ATGCTTGAAACCACTCTTTCGCGGAGCACGCAATACAAAGGGCGGCACACAAGAGAACCGTGCATCGAGGAAACTCAAAAGCCCTGGGGCCGTTTCATCCGTTACACTCTGAATGAACCCACAACGGTTAAAATCCTCGAAGTCAACCCAGGGGCTTCTCTGAGCCTCCAGTCCCATACCCACCGGGACGAGCTCTGGGTCCTCCTTGCGGGAAAGGCCACAGTAGAGCTTGATGGAAAAGTGCGGGAACTTGAGGAACTCGAACCCTTCTTCATTCCTCGAGGAGCCAAGCATCGTCTCCGAGCCCACAACACTAAAGTTCGGGTTCTCGAAATCTCCTTTGGATACTTCGACGAAGAAGACATCATCCGCTTTGAGGACGATTACGGACGTGCCAAAAATCTGTAA
- the metG gene encoding methionine--tRNA ligase has protein sequence MCAFYVTTPIYYVNDVPHIGHAYTTCAADVLARFHRMMGEKVLFSTGTDEHGQKIAKAAQEAGLTPQELVDQVVVRFKDLWERMNISYDVFIRTTDPEHERTVQAFFALLKEKGYIYKGEYEGWYCIPCETFWPESQLEGRFVCPDCGRPLERLREESYFFALSKFTEPLLLYLEKNPDFVMPESRFNEIYSFVRGGLRDQSISRAGVRWGIPVPGDPNHTIYVWFDALINYLTVAGFGKDKERFEVFWPVAHHLVGKDILRFHAVLWPSMLLAAGLPLPRRVFAHGWWTVNGEKMSKSKGNVVDPLEVIKRFGVDRFRYFLLREVSFGLDGDFSEKAFIERCNADLSDNFGNLVHRTLSMVWRYRNGRVSRPSGYEDREWEELLSEVRERFLVSMERFAFSQALGEVWRLVHFGNRYLDQKAPWRMAKDPSLQEELDRVLYRLLDCGRILAVFILPFMPETARRLLGFLGMEGILGEKNLVPFLDWGKGPEAFVVQQPEPLFPRLEG, from the coding sequence ATGTGTGCGTTCTATGTCACCACACCTATATACTACGTGAATGACGTTCCCCACATTGGGCATGCGTACACAACCTGTGCGGCCGATGTTCTTGCTCGCTTCCACCGGATGATGGGTGAAAAGGTCCTCTTTTCTACCGGCACAGACGAGCACGGGCAGAAAATCGCAAAAGCAGCTCAAGAAGCCGGGCTTACGCCTCAAGAGCTTGTGGACCAGGTCGTGGTTCGCTTCAAAGACCTCTGGGAGAGGATGAACATCTCCTACGACGTCTTTATCCGAACAACAGACCCAGAGCACGAGAGGACCGTCCAGGCCTTCTTTGCGCTCCTTAAGGAGAAGGGGTACATCTACAAGGGTGAGTACGAGGGATGGTACTGTATCCCTTGCGAGACCTTCTGGCCGGAGTCGCAACTTGAAGGGCGCTTTGTGTGCCCGGACTGTGGAAGGCCCCTTGAGCGCCTTCGGGAGGAGAGCTACTTCTTTGCGCTCTCGAAGTTCACCGAGCCTCTCCTTTTGTACCTTGAGAAGAACCCCGACTTTGTCATGCCTGAAAGCCGCTTCAACGAAATTTACAGCTTCGTGAGAGGTGGTCTCAGGGACCAGAGCATTTCCCGGGCAGGGGTTCGCTGGGGGATTCCCGTTCCCGGGGACCCGAACCACACAATCTACGTCTGGTTTGATGCCCTCATCAACTACCTCACTGTTGCCGGATTTGGAAAGGATAAAGAGCGTTTTGAAGTCTTTTGGCCCGTGGCGCACCACCTTGTGGGAAAGGATATCCTCCGCTTCCATGCGGTTCTCTGGCCAAGTATGCTCCTTGCGGCGGGCTTGCCCCTTCCCCGGCGGGTTTTTGCCCACGGGTGGTGGACAGTGAACGGAGAGAAAATGTCAAAGTCAAAGGGGAATGTCGTCGACCCCCTTGAGGTCATCAAGCGATTCGGGGTGGACCGCTTCCGGTACTTTTTACTCCGGGAAGTGAGTTTTGGCCTTGATGGCGATTTCTCCGAGAAGGCTTTCATCGAGCGGTGCAACGCCGACCTTTCGGATAACTTCGGAAACCTGGTGCACCGAACGCTGAGCATGGTGTGGCGGTACCGAAATGGAAGAGTTTCTCGCCCCTCGGGGTATGAGGACCGGGAGTGGGAGGAGCTTCTCTCTGAGGTTCGGGAGCGTTTCTTGGTTTCCATGGAACGATTTGCCTTTTCCCAGGCTTTGGGAGAAGTCTGGCGTCTCGTCCATTTTGGAAACCGCTACCTCGATCAGAAGGCCCCCTGGCGCATGGCCAAAGACCCAAGCCTCCAGGAAGAGCTCGATCGGGTCCTCTACCGGCTTTTGGACTGTGGGAGAATCCTTGCGGTGTTCATCTTGCCCTTCATGCCCGAGACGGCGCGAAGGCTCCTTGGATTCCTGGGAATGGAAGGAATACTCGGCGAAAAAAACCTTGTGCCCTTCCTTGACTGGGGAAAGGGACCGGAGGCTTTCGTAGTACAGCAACCCGAGCCCCTCTTCCCCCGTCTTGAGGGATAG
- the metG gene encoding methionine--tRNA ligase subunit beta, whose protein sequence is MALQEIHLEDFQKIDLRVGEIVSAERVEGTRALMVLRVNLGDEERTLVAGLAPYYAPEEMVGKRVIVVANLEPAVIRGIKSQGMLLAADDGQGNVSLVTVDRDIAPGSRVR, encoded by the coding sequence GTGGCCTTGCAGGAAATTCATCTTGAGGATTTTCAGAAAATCGACCTTCGGGTTGGAGAAATTGTGAGTGCAGAACGGGTCGAGGGAACTCGGGCCCTTATGGTTCTTCGGGTTAACCTCGGGGATGAAGAACGGACCCTGGTTGCCGGCCTTGCTCCGTACTACGCTCCGGAAGAGATGGTGGGGAAACGGGTCATTGTGGTTGCCAATCTTGAACCCGCGGTTATCCGGGGGATCAAATCCCAGGGCATGCTCCTTGCCGCCGATGACGGTCAGGGCAACGTGAGCCTTGTGACTGTCGACCGGGATATTGCCCCAGGAAGCAGGGTTCGATGA
- a CDS encoding TatD family hydrolase, with product MTFWVDIHAHLDDEAFASDLPQVIARAREAGIQRIVTAATSLESSQKVLELVDLYPEVYGCVGVHPQEVRGEEVDLSFLEDFLKRAKILAVGEIGLDYFWDTTYAEKQKEVFTAQVEIAEHYHLPVVVHSRKAEHEVFKILAERAKNIPVVWHCFSGDVTFLREVLSRGWYISFGGVVTYPKATRLKEVARAVPLERLFLETDAPYLPPQGRRGKRNEPAFLVEVATFLSQLRGETLEEIREKLFANFSEVFLKK from the coding sequence ATGACCTTCTGGGTCGACATCCATGCCCATCTCGACGACGAGGCTTTCGCCTCGGACCTCCCTCAGGTTATTGCCCGTGCCCGGGAGGCAGGGATTCAACGCATCGTTACCGCGGCGACTTCCTTAGAGTCCTCTCAGAAGGTTTTAGAACTCGTGGACCTGTATCCTGAGGTGTACGGATGCGTGGGTGTGCACCCTCAGGAGGTCCGGGGCGAGGAGGTGGACCTCTCTTTCCTTGAAGATTTCCTGAAGAGAGCGAAGATTCTTGCCGTTGGGGAGATTGGTCTTGACTACTTCTGGGACACGACGTATGCGGAAAAGCAGAAGGAGGTCTTCACCGCTCAGGTAGAGATTGCCGAGCACTACCATCTCCCTGTTGTCGTCCACTCCCGCAAGGCTGAGCACGAGGTCTTCAAGATACTTGCCGAGAGGGCAAAGAACATCCCCGTGGTGTGGCACTGCTTTTCTGGAGATGTAACTTTTCTTCGAGAGGTCCTCTCTCGAGGATGGTACATCTCCTTTGGAGGCGTGGTAACCTATCCTAAGGCGACAAGACTAAAGGAAGTGGCTCGAGCCGTCCCTCTTGAGCGTCTTTTCCTCGAGACCGATGCCCCATACCTTCCTCCCCAGGGAAGACGAGGCAAGAGGAACGAGCCGGCGTTCCTTGTAGAGGTTGCAACGTTCCTTTCCCAACTTCGGGGTGAGACTCTCGAGGAAATCCGGGAGAAGCTCTTTGCAAACTTTTCAGAAGTCTTCTTGAAGAAGTAG
- the flgF gene encoding flagellar basal-body rod protein FlgF, which produces MIRGIYTALSALNVYEIKQSIIANNIANIDTPGFKKDAFSVESQDEAELFRFASRENPAFVGTLPLSVQPQVDFSTDFSQGRLEATGNPFDLAIEGEGFFVVQTEEGVAYTRAGNFTRGADGRLVTLQGYPVQGEAGDIVLPERGEVVVDEEGNVRVGGELVGRLRVVRFPDAQLLEKQGENLFQAPEGVLPEEATGYTIHQGFLEKSNLDIVEAMVRMIEALRGYELAQRAVVTQDEALGKAVNEIPRLG; this is translated from the coding sequence GTGATTCGAGGAATCTACACCGCTTTGTCGGCACTCAACGTCTATGAGATCAAGCAGAGTATCATTGCGAACAACATCGCCAACATCGATACTCCAGGGTTCAAAAAGGATGCCTTTTCCGTAGAATCCCAGGATGAGGCAGAACTCTTCCGCTTTGCCTCTCGGGAAAACCCGGCTTTCGTCGGTACCCTTCCTCTTTCGGTGCAGCCTCAGGTCGATTTTTCCACTGACTTCTCCCAGGGGAGACTCGAGGCAACGGGGAATCCCTTTGATCTTGCCATCGAGGGTGAGGGGTTCTTTGTGGTGCAGACTGAGGAAGGCGTGGCGTACACGAGAGCTGGGAACTTCACGCGAGGTGCCGATGGGAGGTTGGTAACCCTTCAGGGGTATCCTGTCCAGGGAGAGGCAGGAGACATTGTGCTTCCTGAGAGAGGGGAAGTCGTTGTCGATGAAGAGGGAAATGTGCGCGTTGGAGGAGAGCTCGTTGGGAGGCTCCGAGTTGTCCGCTTCCCCGATGCCCAACTCCTTGAGAAGCAGGGTGAAAACCTCTTCCAGGCTCCGGAAGGGGTGCTTCCTGAGGAAGCCACAGGGTATACCATCCACCAGGGATTCTTAGAGAAATCCAACCTCGATATCGTGGAGGCCATGGTGCGGATGATTGAAGCCCTTCGGGGGTACGAACTTGCCCAGCGGGCGGTGGTTACCCAGGATGAGGCTTTGGGAAAAGCGGTGAATGAAATTCCACGTCTTGGCTAA
- the flgG gene encoding flagellar basal-body rod protein FlgG translates to MIRALWTAATGMQAKQLDLDVIANNLANVNTTGFKKSRVDFQDLMYQIIRFKGTPTSPETQVPSGIEVGLGVRPAAIQKIFSQGDIYETGNPLDLVIEGDGFFQVLLPDGTVAYTRDGSFKLDAQGRIVTSDGFPLEPPITIPQGAESITIAQDGTVSVKMPGEVEPQEVGVIELARFINPAGLLSIGRNLYVATAASGEPQMGTPGFEGFGTLAQGFLETSNVQIVEEMIRMISAQRAYEINAKAVTTADEMMSITNNMKR, encoded by the coding sequence GTGATTCGGGCGCTATGGACGGCGGCAACAGGCATGCAGGCCAAGCAACTCGACCTTGATGTTATTGCCAACAACCTCGCAAATGTCAACACCACGGGATTCAAAAAGAGCCGGGTTGACTTTCAAGACCTCATGTACCAGATTATCCGCTTCAAGGGGACTCCTACGTCTCCAGAAACTCAGGTTCCTTCTGGAATCGAGGTGGGTCTTGGAGTTCGTCCGGCAGCAATCCAAAAAATCTTTTCCCAGGGGGATATTTACGAAACGGGGAATCCCCTGGACCTTGTCATCGAAGGGGATGGATTTTTCCAGGTCCTTCTCCCTGATGGAACCGTTGCCTACACCCGAGATGGGTCCTTTAAGCTCGATGCCCAGGGAAGAATCGTCACCAGCGACGGTTTTCCTCTTGAACCTCCTATCACCATTCCCCAGGGTGCTGAATCCATCACCATTGCCCAGGATGGGACGGTTTCTGTGAAAATGCCCGGCGAGGTGGAGCCGCAAGAAGTGGGAGTCATAGAGCTTGCCCGCTTCATCAACCCGGCCGGTCTTTTGAGCATTGGCCGGAATCTCTACGTTGCCACCGCTGCTTCAGGGGAACCTCAAATGGGGACTCCAGGATTTGAGGGTTTTGGGACACTTGCCCAGGGGTTCCTGGAGACCTCAAATGTCCAGATTGTGGAGGAGATGATCCGCATGATTTCCGCGCAGCGGGCGTACGAAATCAACGCTAAGGCGGTAACGACAGCTGATGAGATGATGAGCATTACGAACAACATGAAGAGGTGA
- the flgA gene encoding flagellar basal body P-ring formation protein FlgA, whose translation MSRWFGLLGLGVLLLGSFAFALTLEVNLKESVTLSGETVTLGDVAEISYPNPRWEDVLRKLSLGVLPPPGGERIISPREIYNRVVERRIPGLDYIYFSGAPSVRVQVEGVLLAREVVEEKIRSALRERFPWAEEIDVTLSGKDRIVFPSPEFGIVLPAILKPWGTQSATLVDESGTRDVEVRFTPLVRRSVVRAARNLARGETLGEEDVTVQLEVLSPENEKALKDVADVLGKPLRRAVRAGEIVTPDALGKEVLVKRGDLVTLVAEYGGIVVTTTGKARGEGSLGDTIIVENLSSRKRVEGVIVDERTVQVVVR comes from the coding sequence TTGTCCCGGTGGTTTGGGCTTTTGGGGCTTGGGGTACTCCTTCTTGGGAGTTTTGCCTTCGCCCTTACCCTTGAGGTAAACCTCAAGGAGTCGGTGACTCTCTCCGGGGAAACCGTGACTCTTGGAGACGTTGCCGAAATTTCCTATCCCAATCCCCGATGGGAGGATGTCCTGCGTAAACTCAGCCTTGGGGTCCTTCCTCCACCGGGAGGGGAGCGAATCATCTCACCCCGAGAAATTTACAACCGTGTTGTGGAACGAAGGATTCCCGGCCTTGACTACATTTACTTTTCCGGAGCCCCTTCGGTGCGGGTGCAGGTGGAAGGGGTACTCCTTGCAAGGGAAGTGGTCGAGGAGAAAATTCGTTCTGCTCTTCGGGAACGCTTCCCCTGGGCGGAGGAAATCGACGTTACCCTTTCTGGAAAAGATAGAATTGTCTTCCCCTCGCCGGAGTTCGGGATCGTTCTCCCTGCTATCCTCAAACCCTGGGGGACGCAGAGTGCAACTCTTGTGGACGAGAGCGGAACACGAGATGTAGAGGTTCGTTTCACCCCTTTGGTGCGCCGGTCGGTGGTGCGGGCAGCGCGGAATCTCGCAAGAGGAGAGACCCTTGGGGAGGAGGACGTAACGGTCCAGCTTGAAGTGCTCTCACCGGAGAACGAAAAGGCCCTGAAGGATGTTGCTGATGTTCTCGGAAAACCTCTCCGCCGAGCTGTGCGCGCAGGGGAGATTGTAACCCCTGATGCTTTGGGTAAGGAGGTTCTCGTGAAACGAGGAGATCTCGTAACCCTTGTTGCCGAGTACGGGGGTATTGTGGTAACGACAACCGGGAAGGCGCGAGGCGAGGGGTCCTTGGGGGATACCATTATCGTCGAGAACCTCTCTTCGCGAAAGCGGGTGGAGGGTGTCATTGTGGATGAGCGAACGGTGCAGGTGGTGGTCCGATGA
- a CDS encoding flagellar basal body L-ring protein FlgH → MRWLRVCIVASLLFLGGAAFGESLWRDDAWFSEPYIARRARNVGDMVVVVLEENAKGTASASSQGSNTTQVNLKAGQGIFDFIPPAQLDHGSSQSSERSYNRGVTLRGTIPCQVVEVLENGYLRIAGKKEIFLNKERETMSIEGIIDPRFLSPQNTISSTRVMDAVIRLEGTLKPKRQSGLLGMLQGFFGSILDILF, encoded by the coding sequence ATGAGGTGGCTTAGGGTATGTATTGTGGCGAGTCTTCTTTTCCTGGGAGGAGCTGCCTTTGGTGAGTCCCTCTGGCGAGATGATGCGTGGTTTTCAGAGCCATACATAGCCCGTCGGGCAAGAAATGTAGGAGATATGGTGGTTGTGGTCCTTGAGGAAAATGCTAAGGGGACAGCTTCTGCTTCATCGCAAGGAAGCAACACCACTCAGGTGAACCTCAAGGCGGGACAGGGCATCTTCGATTTCATCCCTCCGGCCCAGCTTGACCACGGGAGCTCCCAGAGTAGCGAAAGATCCTATAACCGAGGTGTGACTCTGCGGGGAACCATTCCCTGTCAAGTTGTTGAAGTTCTCGAGAATGGGTACCTCAGGATTGCAGGCAAAAAGGAGATTTTCCTCAACAAGGAGCGGGAGACGATGAGCATTGAAGGTATCATCGACCCCCGTTTCCTTTCTCCTCAGAATACCATCTCTTCAACCCGGGTGATGGATGCGGTGATTCGCCTTGAAGGGACTCTGAAGCCCAAAAGACAGAGCGGGCTTTTGGGGATGCTCCAGGGATTTTTCGGTTCCATTCTGGATATCCTCTTTTGA